In one SAR324 cluster bacterium genomic region, the following are encoded:
- a CDS encoding RsmB/NOP family class I SAM-dependent RNA methyltransferase: MPIDRPSTQNKGDQPVAPTDASPPVTNRQQAIILRQIQLCEIALERAWNACLRDLPADQELQHFFRGHRELGARDRRLIQQVVFGVFRWWGWISRIEEVFVSSRSILLALILDETPWNALCEELATRHSLQPMPENWQIAGSLSEKQQWLSAWLPLDPELLSPVRLLPDWFASGLPEVAQNIAVQQELLTTLQSRPPMWLRFQGNRYHAAMTEIQKNAGVVSTHPGVPKALGFKSRINLNELDSYRQGHLEVQDLASQCVGLLCCPACGEKWWDVCAGGGGKALHLADLMAGKGQVWASEIREQKISEIKKRVSRGPWSCIRANAWDGTQVPANFPQEFDGVLVDAPCSCTGTWRRNPDLRWRTRLEQINALVETQNSVLRLASNRVKSGGKLIYATCSMTFAENTGVVRKFLTEHPDFNLSPVAHPLTGRHTSGEVWLWPQEADCDGMYVACMTRTLR; this comes from the coding sequence ATGCCCATTGATCGACCGTCCACACAAAACAAGGGCGACCAGCCAGTCGCCCCTACCGATGCTTCACCCCCTGTGACCAACCGTCAACAAGCCATCATTTTACGCCAGATTCAGTTGTGTGAGATCGCACTTGAGCGTGCCTGGAATGCCTGTTTGCGGGATCTTCCAGCCGATCAGGAACTCCAGCATTTTTTCAGGGGCCACAGAGAACTTGGCGCCAGGGATCGGCGTTTGATTCAACAGGTGGTGTTTGGCGTGTTCCGGTGGTGGGGCTGGATTTCCCGGATTGAGGAAGTTTTTGTTTCCTCCCGCTCAATCCTGCTGGCCCTGATTCTGGATGAAACCCCGTGGAACGCCCTGTGTGAGGAACTGGCAACCCGGCATTCACTCCAGCCCATGCCTGAAAACTGGCAGATTGCGGGGAGTCTTTCTGAAAAACAGCAATGGCTGTCTGCCTGGCTCCCGCTTGATCCGGAATTGCTCTCTCCTGTTCGTTTGCTTCCGGACTGGTTTGCGTCCGGGTTGCCTGAGGTTGCTCAGAATATCGCCGTTCAACAGGAATTGCTCACAACGTTACAGTCCCGCCCGCCCATGTGGCTCCGATTTCAGGGAAACAGATACCATGCCGCAATGACTGAAATTCAAAAAAACGCCGGAGTTGTGTCAACGCATCCCGGTGTTCCCAAAGCGTTGGGCTTTAAATCCAGGATCAATCTCAATGAACTGGATTCCTATCGTCAGGGCCATCTGGAAGTGCAGGATCTGGCCTCGCAGTGCGTGGGACTGTTGTGCTGTCCTGCCTGTGGAGAAAAATGGTGGGATGTTTGTGCGGGTGGTGGTGGCAAAGCGCTCCATCTGGCGGATTTGATGGCTGGCAAAGGGCAGGTGTGGGCCTCAGAAATCAGGGAACAAAAAATTTCTGAAATCAAAAAAAGAGTGAGCCGGGGTCCGTGGAGTTGTATCCGTGCGAACGCCTGGGATGGAACTCAGGTTCCCGCGAATTTTCCTCAGGAGTTTGACGGCGTGCTGGTGGATGCGCCATGCAGTTGCACCGGAACCTGGCGACGCAACCCGGATCTGCGCTGGAGAACCCGTCTGGAACAGATAAACGCTCTGGTTGAAACCCAAAACAGTGTGTTGCGGTTGGCCTCAAACCGTGTGAAATCAGGGGGAAAACTGATCTATGCGACTTGTTCCATGACGTTTGCGGAAAACACAGGCGTGGTGCGAAAATTTTTGACGGAACACCCGGATTTCAACC